In Ignavibacteria bacterium, the DNA window TTGTTTTTATTCCATCGTTTGAATAAATTAGATGTGAATTTCGTTTGGGTTGGTTAATTTGTGCTTGTGTATTTAAATTATTACGATCGCATATTAAAAGATAAATGAAACTTATTGTCTAATAAATGAAAATAATTGCCGATCTACATTCTCATACAATATACTCTGATGGTTCATTAACTCCTTTGGAATTAATTACCAGGGCGAAGAATCTCGGTATTGAATATTTAGGAATTACAGATCACGATTCAATTGGAGCCATTAAAGAAGCAATTGAAATCGGAAATGATTTGGGCGTAAAGATTATCCCCGGCGTAGAAGTAAGCACGGAATACTACCACAAAGAACTTCACATACTCGGTTATTATATCAATATAGAAAACGAAGCGCTCTTAAATTATCTAACTAACTTCCGTGAAGAGCGAGTAAAAAGAGCGGAAAGGATGATAGTGAAACTCCGCCAGCTTGGCTTCAATCTAACCATGGACGATGTTATGGAAATTTCAAACGGAAGTTCAATCGCTCGGACTCATATTGCAGAAGCAATGGTCAATAAAAATATCGTTTCAAATTATTTTGAAGCTTTCGGAAAATTTATCGGCAATTCTGGTCCGGCATTTGAAAAAAAAATTCACCTCTCGCCAAAAGACGTCATCGAACTAATAAATAAAGCCAGCGGTCTTTCTTTTCTTGCTCATCCGAATTACATTCCTGATAAATACATTCAAGCACTGATAAAAAGCGGACTCGACGGCATCGAAACTGTTCACCCGTCTCATGACAGTGCCAAAACGGATTACTTCCGTAAAATAGCGTCAATACATTATTTACTGGAATCAGGCGGATCAGATTTTCACGGAGGATTGAGGAATGATTTCAAAAATTTTGGTAAGTTTGGAACATCCGTTGAGAATATTCATTCAATGAAAAAACGACTAAATATTGCTTGAAGGAATCAAAATTATTTATAAAAAATAATTAAGAGGATATTACTGAAGTATTGATACGATGCATAACTTGGAGGAAAAAATGACATACAAAAAATCAATCATTGCATTGATCATACTTCTCGCATTTAACATAAATGCAGTCGGTCAAATTGGTAAATGGCAGAACTTCACTAACATGAAGAGTATTAATAAAATTGCCGTTACCGATGATGGAATTTGGGCGGGAACAACTGGCGGTGTTTTTTATTATTCCTATTCAAAAAAAACATTTGAACAGTTTACAACGACCGAAGGACTCAAATCGATAAACGTAACTGCAATTGCAATTGATCAACTTGGGAGAGTATGGTTTGGCTCCTCGACAGGGAATATAGATATTTATAATCCTTCAACAAAAAGTTGGAATTATATAGTCGCAATTGCCAATTCCGAAAAAACAAAAAAAAGAATTAATGACTTCACGATTCAAGATACGATTGTATATGTTTCTACGGATTTTGGTGTAAGTATCATTTACTCAACTGGCTTAACTTTCGGTGATACGTACAACAAACTTGGCAGCTTCGGTGCAGATTTAAGGGTGAATTCTGTTCTTGTTGATGACACACTTTGGGCTGCAACCGAAAAAGGCATTGCGGTTCAGAAAGATGGATTGGCAAATTACCTCACACCTGAATCTTGGAGAAATTTCTCTAACCTGCACGGCTTGCCGACTCAAATTGTCTCATCCATCGTTAGGTTTAACGATACTCTTTATGCATCAACTCCGGCAGGTTTATTTTATCTAGCCGATTCAACATTTATTCGAAAATCCGGTTCAGTCTCTTCGGCAAATGTCATTGATTTAATTGCTAAAGGAGACAGTCTGGTTATCGCAACCGAATTTGCTCTTTGGATTTATTATCAAGGTGCTTTCACTCTCCAGTTTGCAGATTTCGGCGGCAAAATTACTGATTTAGCAAAATCAATTTCATCAAAAAATTATTTTGCATCATCTAACATTGGAATTCCGATACTTGTTGGTTCATCAGTGAATACTTTAGCCCCTCCTGGCCCGACAACAAATCTCTTTCCCTCAATTGCCGTAGACGATAACGGAAAACTTTGGGCAGCATCGGGAAAGGACGTAGTCAATCAAGGATTTTACCGCTTGGATGAGACAGGATGGAAAAATTTTCTCTTCGGCGAGTATTCAATCATGGGCGCAAACTCTTATCACAAAGCAGTTT includes these proteins:
- a CDS encoding PHP domain-containing protein, with the protein product MKIIADLHSHTIYSDGSLTPLELITRAKNLGIEYLGITDHDSIGAIKEAIEIGNDLGVKIIPGVEVSTEYYHKELHILGYYINIENEALLNYLTNFREERVKRAERMIVKLRQLGFNLTMDDVMEISNGSSIARTHIAEAMVNKNIVSNYFEAFGKFIGNSGPAFEKKIHLSPKDVIELINKASGLSFLAHPNYIPDKYIQALIKSGLDGIETVHPSHDSAKTDYFRKIASIHYLLESGGSDFHGGLRNDFKNFGKFGTSVENIHSMKKRLNIA